gtgtgtgtgtgtgcgagcatcaAAACAGGCTCTCGATTTCTCATGCTGTCACTCAAACCTATTAGGCAAGCCTAACAAAATTAGTTATGAATATGCAGTAATAACATGCAAATTGCCGGCATCCCACCGCTCGcccctaagtgtgtgtgtgagagagagagaaagtgtgcgtgagtgtgtgtttacccccagGGCAAGTCATTGGTTCTGTAAACCcaattttttcacatcattaaaGCAGCGAGGCATAATTCATCagaataatacacacacacgcacacgcgcacacgcacacacacacacactcacacacagccttgcccttagacacacacacacacacacacactcacacacagccttgcccttagacacacacacacacacacacacacacatattgttgTTTTCTATGCACTGTGTCTCCCTGCTCCACACGTGTCAAGGCTCATTCAGAACCTAGCAGGTTGTTGTTTCCCGATNNNNNNNNNNNNNNNNNNNNNNNNNNNNNNNNNNNNNNNNNNNNNNNNNNNNNNNNNNNNNNNNNNNNNNNNNNNNNNNNNNNNNNNNNNNNNNNNNNNNNNNNNNNNNNNNNNNNNNNNNNNNNNNNNNNNNNNNNNNNNNNNNNNNNNNNNNNNNNNNNNNNNNNNNNNNNNNNNNNNNNNNNNNNNNNNNNNNNNNNGAAGAAAGTTTGGAGAttggagagagtaggagagtgtGAGTGCTGTGTTCATACGTACGCTTGTGTACGGGCTGATCCAATCAGCTCTGTCGCCACTGTGTCCCCTGGCCGGGGCTGAAGTCACCTGTGACATcagaagagagaggggcgagagagagagagcgggggggggaagaagagagagagagagacagaaagagacaaaacTAGTAAGAGAATGTctgcagagaagaagagatatAAAAGGTCTTAGTTAAAAGCCTTTAACTGAGGGGTATTTTCATAACAGCCAGGGATCATCAGACTTCAATTAGCTCAGTGGCGGACAGCATCCGAAAATAGGAAAATACAGCTGAGATGAAAAGAGAtatgaaatatgaaatgtgATTATGATTATGCTAATAACATTTGGTTATGCCTCATTTTTCTCTTTAGGGATTAAATCAAAACTTTGACGCAATAGCTGACATGCAGCTCTCAGGCCTTTAAAGCTCACACATTCAGAgcaaggaaacacacacacactttgattcTTCTGTTACTTAAGGTTCAACTTTAGTTCTAATGAGAGCAgtggactgagggagggagggagagaaagagacaaagaaagatctAACAGTTAGCTATAACTGCCGACAATAGAACCTTCAATCTCACctgcctgggagagagagaaagatggagagagaggagagagagaggggtcaagagaggagagagagagaggtgagtgcTGTCCTGGGGTCAAAGCTGATGTTGTCATGCCGATGGCAGCGCTGGTGAAATATCGGCAAGCATGCACTCTATCGTCGTTGGTGACAGGGGTCACTCAGGGAAAAGGAAATCAATGCTGACGGTAATGACTCACAGGTCAACACACagcattgtgtgtgcgtgtgcgtttgtgcgtgcgtgtgtgtgtgtaagagacagAGCAGTACTATAGAGGACTGGGCTTGCAATACATGCATGAATATGTCATATACAATATGTCTGGTGGATtcaaactcatacacacacacaaacccaaccACCCAGTCCAGGCTCCAGAGGGTATTAGGGCTGGGTGATTGGGAACACAGAGAGGATCCTCGGTTGTGTCCATTAGTGAGGGGGATCATATTTGATGCATGATGCATGATGTCAGGATGTCAGACAGGGCTAACATGAACCTGGCTTTTTCAGGTCAGCGCCTAACAACCCAGTAAACAAAGAACACAAACAAGTTTGTGGTGTGGAAGTTTGCAGCCGTGCTCAGGAGCAGCTCTGGGAGTCTGAACACAGACGTACAGGACACTCCAGCCCGGGAGAAGGAAACTAAGAGATGCTAtcttttgttattattatttttatagcGTGGGCGTGTGTTGTGGAAgaagtttctgtctgtcttcactAGCAAGATGGGACATATCAGTTTAGCTTCTGGAGTTTATGAGTATTTGACAGCCAGCTGATTAGAGAGAGTTGAACAAACACCTCAACATGATCAGTTCAGACACCCAGCAGGACTAGCAGAGTCTCTCtgaggcatgaaggtcagaggacGCTGTTTGTAGTGAACAGAtaaaacaaacaacacacacccaacaggTGTTCGCTTCCTCAATCAGGAGGATATTACATCATGCATATGACAGCCACAGTATTTTAGTAAGGCTTACCAAATCAGGATCTAGAAGCCTAGGCCCCCAGCAGCAGACCAAACATAACGGCCATCTTGACCCCTGGACAAAATATACCAGGGACCCAACTGAACACAAGCACATGAGAAATCCTTGATTTCTTCCATAGTGTGAGTatcgtgtgtacatgtgtgtgtgtgtgtgtgcgcggcgtGCTCGCTGTGTTTAGTACATGTGATAGCACTGCAATTACTCAGGCAGGTGCAATTTCAATTCAGGACAATACAACTAATCAAATATTCACATAATTCCAGTATCGAAAACCAGTATGTGACAATGAAATGACCTTCCTCACACATAGGTCAATATTTAATAAGGCCTGTGCTGCATATGTTTATGATCCTGTACCCTTGGGCTGGAAGCCCCGAACCCTCAGTATTACTAAGGTCAGACGTAGGTTGGCATGTATGCATAAACAGCAAGCCAATTCATTACCAATGCAATCCTATAAGTACATGAATAAGAACACagcatactctctctctccctccctccctccctctctgtctctgtctttgtctcaccctctctatctctgtctctctctcctcatctctctctctcctcatctctctctctctctgtctgtcagtctgtctctcttactACTACTATGAAGGATAATACAACACAGCTGTGATGGACAGTGCTGCTGCTTTAGATAAATCAAAAACGGGGCCAGATTAATAATAAGAAATAAAACAACATTAGCTGATTAACTATGTATGGGTGAGGGGCTGTTCTCATTTACGGCAGCAAGGTTGGATAAGGTCTCATTaccaactctgtgtgtgtgtgtgtgtgtgtgtgtgtgtgtgtgtgtgtgtgccaacatCACTCCGTCACCACTGGTCTCAGCTTTATGAAAAGGCATGCAATCTATGGTAATGAGTCCTGTGAAGGTTATGACGACGGTAAACTCATTTGTTAGAGGAatggcgctgtgtgtgtgtgtgtgtgtgtgtatgtatgtgtgtgtacgtgcgtgaaACCATTAAAAGGCTGAGAGGAAATATACTATCAAAGTAATGGTCAGCTGCcctgcaagacacacacacacgattacaTGGATGTTGCATCACACAGATGACTTTTCGTGGTCAGAGTAAAGACTGAGAGATGAAAATGAGAGTCTGTCCCAAGTCAGAAAGCTGCATTTCCATCCTGTCTGTGTTCCCCCCCTCGCTCCACCTTGCTGCTACATCCCTCTGGGAAGGATagaggagacaaggagaccAGCAGGCCAAAGGacgtgaggagggaggacatcACCTGACCTGCAGTGGAAACAAGACAGCAgaaaggaggctgggggaggaggagagatacgggcgagagagagagagagagagatacggagggagggaggagagagagagggggggagagagagagagggagggaggagagagagagggggggagagagagagagatacggagggagggaggagagagagagggggggagagagagagagggagagagagagagagatacggagggagggaggagagagagagggggggagagagagagagggagagagaaagagagagagagggggggggagagagagagagggagagagagagatacggagggagggagggaggagagagaggggggagagagagagagagagagagagagagagagagagagagagatacggagggagggaggagagagagagggggggagagagagagagggagagagatacggagggagggagggaggagagagagagggggggagagagagagagggggggaggagagagagagagatacggagggaggagagagagagagagagagagagagagagagagagagagagagatacggagggaggaggagagagagagagagagagagagagagagagagagagagagagagagagagagagagagagagagagagatgtctggCAGAGAATGGCACGTCAAGATTGAGGGAGTGATTAAGGCCTTCGATGTAGGTCAGCCATTCCCTaccttcctccccccatccctccctatcCTCTTTGTCCTGCCCCTGTCACTCTCCACAACCGTCACAAAACTGccctcctttttcttttttccccactaaatcactccctcccttcctttgtCTTAAGGGAGCCAGGGTCAACCAACAGAGCCCGagcaggagaacagaggagactCCGGTTACCAGACttgggggggtgaagggaggaatgggaaagaaagagagacggagggatgaaagacagaaggatagattgagagagaggggtcaaaTCTGTAGAGGGGTGAAAGACAGAGATGTAGAGAGGAATGAAAGACATgatgatggatagagagagagggacagaagatTTCATCGAGAACAACAGTCTCGTGTTCTCCTTACAAGAACCCTAACGAGTCTCTGAACGCAGGGCAACGACACAGAGAGGTGTGTTGTGCACCTTACGACTGTcctgagcagacacagggacagtGTGTTGTGCACCTTACGACTGTcctgagcagacacagggacagtGTGTTGTGCACCTTACGACTGTcctgagcagacacagggacagtGTGTTGTGTACCTTAAGACTGTcctgagcagacacagggacagtGTGTTGTGCACCTTACGACTGTcctgagcagacacagggacagtGTGTTGTGCACCTTACGACTGTcctgagcagacacagggacagtGTGTTGTGTACCTTACGACTGTcctgagcagacacagggacagtGTGTTGTGTACCTTACGACTGTCCTGAGATGAACGTGTTCCAGTTTAAACCCCAACATCACTTTCCACGAGGGATCTTCAAATCTAATTAAGCCGAGCCCAGATACATAACCAAGGTTGAATAATAATAGCTTCTTATCAATGGACAAAGGGGAGAAAATTCAGTTCAACCCATTTGACATGGTGCCTAACGCGAGGCCTTCCCTGTGGTTCTGGATCCAGAAGAGGCAGGACTGCAGGGATCCCTCCTGGACTGATATATTGACTCTGGTTTACAAGGGCAGAGAACTACATGTGTACGTTTGCCCTCACGGCTGACCTTACAATGCACTTAGTATCCTGTAGGCCAGTAATGCTGCCAGTGCTCCAACAAGCCATTTATTCCAACTAACGACCGTCAAGCACTCATAAATCAGCATTagaaacctctctctctatcttcctcatTTCCTCCTGACTCTCTAcgattctctctctcattgctattcaacctcactctctcactctgctcCACTCTTctcaccttcctccctctctctctccctctctccctctctccctctctctctccctctctccctctctccctctctccctctctccctctctctctccctccctctccctctctccgtctctccctcccctctccctgtgacATATACTTTACACAGATAGAGACCACAGCTCTGAGCCCTAACCTTATATTGGCACCTCTATTGATTTTAATTAAGCTAATTAGTTCATTATTCCAGGGATCAGGAGAGGGCATCCATTACGCTGTGTGCTGCAGAGTACTGACACTGGCCCACCAAGTTAATATGCTAATGAAGCCCATCAATTATCACTCAAAGGAAAGTCATTAACAACAGTATTAGCATAGCCAACCATTACTACCCTGTgacctttgaatgtgtgtgtgtgtgtgtgtgtgcacgtgtggggggggcaggtatatctgtgaatgtgtgttaatttgtgtgtgcatgttaatgtgtgtatgtatgagtgtgtatgtgggtactaaagtgtgtgtgtttgtattactAACTGAaaaccactgtgacacacaatccctgctctcctctctctgtccccccccacacacatcccttgtggtgtggggggtttgagttatcagcacctgcctggtcgtcggtcagccaacgctggacctggtcgcgagtctcccggtcctgtcctacatctataaagttgaataatggattttggtgttttaaaaacccatcgacactgtatgactatgtttagcctgtgtgctgctcctctctcccaccaaccgtctctggaggaggggatccctctctgaattgctcctcccaaggtttcttccatttttttttctcctgttgagagttttttgggagtttttccttgtcttccttgagggtttaggttggttgaggggcagttctatgggcatatgtgaagccctctgtgacatgcttgcgtgtaaaaagggctatacaaatacatttgatttgatttgacacaAGCACCAAGCCCATAGGAACTGTTCTCAGATCAGTTTCCAGGTGTTCACCTGCGAGGAAAGTTGTGGGAGGCTGGTGTAACACCTGACTGGAGGTCAGCTTGACAGCCACAGCAGGACCTGCAGGGGTGCAGAAGCTCAGGATGGGaacagggctggagggtgatcaggggagggagagcgctCTGGAGGGAGAGCGCTCTGGAGGGCAGGACTGTGGGAAGGGTCTCTGGACAGGATCAGAGTATCAAAGCAGAGCCCAGTGATCCCTAATGATCCTGGCTGATCTGAAGTGATCTGCACAAGCCCTTCCTGCCCTGCAGGCTTGGGGATAGGATCAGGGTattaaaacacacaacacacagatagAGACACACAGATGCACTAGGGGGGTAGTGGAGAGTGGGAAAGCTACGGGGAGGTACGACTCACgtccaggatgtgtgtgtgtctgtccagccAGCCCAGGCATTTCAGAGAATCCACGTCTGACCTCAAGTCCTCGTTCTCTGAGAGGAGAGCACATGCCCTTTCCTCCAGGTCCTTCCTCTGCTGGGCCAGACCCTGGGACACCCCGACAGACAAGGAGCCATCAGAGacctcctgacctctgaccccctgacctttaacccctgaccctgactGCTCCTTAGGAATCAGACCGTAACACGTGAAGTATTGAAGGCTGTGATGAAAACTCCAAAACGTGGCGAACCTTGTAATAACACATCCTACTTTGACCAATTTAatactgtaaaaaaataatttgACAAATATTTGCAATTAAAATTTTCCACCGAAGTGAAGATACATATTTATCCTGCATAACAAAGCAAATTGAAAAAGTCTAGAAACCCATTTGAGCGCTCTAACACTGCGTAGATAAAACAAAGAAAACATAACAATTCAATCTTACATGTCCCTCTCATATTACCAAGCTTGTTGTACAGTTTGCATTGTGGGATGGTTCATAAGTGACTCTAAATGCCTGTGATTTGATTTAATTTCCAATTAGGGACATCAGCGCAGTCCTGCTTACTACAGTCTGGGGACAAGCGTCTAACAGACTTCTGAGACAGTCCATCCGTTCAGACCAATCTCATTTAGCCAGACGCAGTTCACAGACCGACTGGGAGCAACATAAACACAACCTTTTCACTTTCACCAGAAGAGAAAGAATCATATTTCTTGTCCGAGGAGGGTCTGTACTGCAGGCTAGCACAGGCACTGTAACATCTGCATGGTGTTATATTACATGCTGTTGTTCAGGAACATTACTTAGGGCaaaactttacattaaggttacacaAACTATCATGTAACTATATAGCCATATCTACAGTAACAACAGTTAGTGTATTAAGTGATAATAAGTGTTAGCTTGGAAGAGACAGTATTGTGGACGGGGGTAAGGGGTAAGTGGATGCAGGTCATGTTTTCAAAACAAGATCTATGTTAACATAACATTGTTCTCTTTCTCAGAACAACGTAATATTGTCTGAACTATGCACTCCTGAATATATTTTCAGATATATTTTGCCTACTAGTactttgctttggatgaaagcatctgtaAAATGAATCAAaggttgagtgtgtgcgtgcgtgcgcgtgtgtgtgtgtatgcgtgtgtgtgtgcgtgcgtgtgtgtatgcgtgtgtgtgtgtgtgcgtctgtgtgagtGTACTTACTCAGAACCTTGAGGTATCTCTATTCACTACAAGTAAAATGCCCAGTTACCTGTGATGTTTTCCTATAGATTAGAACTGCAATCATGCcttgtttaacagtgtttattcacCTTCAGCGTTCCCACTTGCAGTGATTGGATTTGGACACCAACAATACACCCTGAACACTGACCATGCCACGCTGCCCGCGCTCGCCTGAAGGCCTGTGGCTTTCATACGCACCGGCAACAAAAAGGagaatggattttttttttaaagggagagagaaagagaaacatacTTACATTAATGACGTCATCCGAAGTGCGCAGTTTCACCTCCAGGCTGGCGACTTTTTGATTTGCTTCTTTCTCCAGCTCCTCGACAGTCTGGATCAGAACCTGATTCTGGTCTCCAAGGTCATTAACATAGGACTGGAGAACATTTAGTTTCATCTACAAGGAAAACCACAGATGAATTGTCTACATGTTGCATCTCATTCTGTGAATAAAACCTTGGTAAATAGTCACGTTGTAACTGAATGTATATGGCACTGCTTGTGAAGGTTGGAGGCAaacatttcttcttttttttgattgACATGTTAGCCAAGGAAAAGCTCGAGGGCTCCTGAGTTTTCTTAAATGCATAACCTTGTTAGGTAGGCAGAGTACTGGCTCGTTTAACCAAACCCTGTCTCTGAAACCTTGTTACATCTGCTTTGATGCACAGCCCCTCAAATACACTGCGCGTCTAAACGATCTCACATGACAATCGGGATGATTAGAAGGCTTTTAAACATGACTGCGGGTCCACAATTTTAGTCTGCAGCCCGGATGGAAGAGAATAATTTAATTCGCCACCTGTTACAAGTACGGCGGCTTTATAAAACAAGTTATGTATTTCTCTCCGTAATTTGTCTCGCAAATGATTCTGCTCCCACGGTGTTTTGCCCACCAAGTTGTGAGAGACATTGAGAAATTAGTGGCATTGATAACGTGTAACTTCACTAGAAGCTGAAAGTAGTGCTGGATAGTTTTAGAATAGGACTGGGTTCAGCTAAATTACAGCTTCACCTACCCGCAGCATTTCTTCTTGTGTACTTCCTTTTGTATCAAAATCGATACGTCTCAATCTTTCCTCGTAGAGCCCTTTAAATTCTTCCAGGAGATGTTTCATGTTTGTCACAGGGCGGCAGGTAAAGAGACCGTAATCGACAGCAGATGTTGACTTCTCGTGACTTCTTTGCCCTAGCCGACATGATACATTATATTGACTCATTTGGAACAGGTAGACTAGTACTTGGTTTGCTAAAATGTGCCTAACGCCGTTAACTAGCTAGTCAGCTTTTTTTTTCCTGGACTCGACCACCAAGAGTTGGCTAGCCGTGCTAACAGGTGTTGTATGGTTGCTTAAATTGCAAATCCAAGTGCCTGAACATTTATACTGAAGTATTTAATCTATTCAGCGCTTTATGAAGATCATTTGTAACCTCAATATGGTAAAAGATGGCTGTCATACTACTATATCTCTTAATCTCACATGATTATATGTGCATATCCCTCTGTATATGTGAAATTCAAGGAGAGCGCTAGTTAGGCAAGCCTGCATACTTGCTTTTCAGTATGAGGTGGTTGCTAGGTCTCTTAAGTAAAGCGGTTGCTACAACTATCGACAAACCCGTGAGCAAACTGCATGTGGAAGTTTTCCCTCCCGCTGCAGAAAAAGGATTGGTCTAAGTAACTTTCCGTCTTCCTTTTAAAAGTAGCAATTGGTTTAAATCCGGGATGGTGACGACTTTGCGGTTGGGTTGAGATTGAGGAACCCTCCCACTCCCATGTTTGCCTCGCTGAACCAGACTCTTTGGCGCTTTATCGTGCGATTGGTTGAACTTGATGATGGTTTTAGAACTCGATTCACGATTGGCGTATTCCCTTTCAGGGGCGTGCCTAGTCGTTCACGTCCCGGAAAAACAGCGTGTTGCCATGTCGAGGTGAACTCGAGCAGTTCAGTATTCTCAGGAATAACTATGGGTAAATATACACCTGTCGACGTTTCACATGCCGTGTGCGAGTTGTACCATTACGTATCCTTTACCCGGTTTTCGTGTTGCGTGAGCGCGAAATGGTGTTATGTCGTtattcagctagctagctacataagCTAGGCTACATAGTTCTTATCACAAAACTATCCAACGAGATCCTGTCACCTCATATAATTATAAAGGAATTATTTTATACGTTATTGATACACTTATCTATTTTCCGAAGCAACGTATAGAATAAGTAACAAAGTTGTTCATCTGGGGGTTGAATTCTACAGTTCGGACTCAAATGCATGCGAAAAGTAGTGATGTGATTCTTTAGCTTGTTTGTTATCTTAACAGCCTAGTAAATGACCAGAGCCAGAGACACATCTGACAGTCTAGTGACTGTAAAGTTGGTTTTATTGAATTCAAAAGCCACTTACTTCATTCCTCTCAATCCATCTCCattctgtcttttctctctcccccagtggcTCCCCTCTCACTCGGGGGCCAACACTAATCCTCTCCCGATTATCACATAATGCTCTTGCCTTATTATCAAAATGGAGCAGATTTTGGATTTTGTTTTAATGACTGATGTTCATGGAGTTTGAAGAttaataaaatttaaaaaaaaacggtAGGACTTGTTATGAAGTGGGCCTGGATCCGCTGATTACACAGGATGAGCAaggctgagagagggagggggtggggcctgGATACTTGGAATAATGAGCGAGTTTTAAAGGAATCAGTAAATGTTAAAGTGGACTGTGAGCTCAGCTTAGGGTCAAGAGGGTCGTCTATAGATTTCTCTGGAAGAAGCATTAAAAAAGGATTTGTCGGTGGCTCTGCTACCCTGTGTGGTTCACCGTGTACAGCATTGTCAGTGTTGTATGCATGTATTGTTTGGTCAGACCCAAGCACAACTAGCTTTTGCTAAAACTACAGCGAATGGGACAATTCACCATAAACTGTAGTCTAAATGTTCCATGAGCATTTAATTTCCTCAGCGTTCTAAAGGAGTCCCTGTGGGAGGTCTCGGTGCCCTGGACACGAGCATATCTGGAGTGCAAAGAACCACGAGGATGTCGTGTTCGTCATGTGAACATGGCTGTGGTGTACGAGgctttgtgtgatgtgtgtaatGAGTCATCATGGCTTTGGATGTTAACGCATGCCTTTAACGGGATGGCACAAGGCCGCTCTGTCTCAGGGACATCGCCGTCTGGGTTTTACGAAGCGCTTGGCGCGCGCTCCCAGCTTGCGAAGGCATCTCATCCGCTCGGTCTTTTTAATTGTTGCGTACAAATGATAAAACATGAAAGAACAAGAGTTCAAGTCAGTGGTTTTTTTTTCTGCCCtcgtggctctgtgtgtgtcgtCAGGCGTTAAGGAAGACGTCTGCATGAGTTGATCAAATATTCTCCAGCATTTTATTAGCATTAGTGTTAGGGCCCAGTGCTCATACATTGCTTCTTGAGACACTTCAATTTTCTCATTCATtaactgttctctctcctcattcaACACGCTTTCTCCAGCCTCTaaatgtttcatgagtttttaaGTTGTTTTCCTGCAAACCCTCTCTCCTTATTACTCATACAGCCCCTGCATCTTCCACCTTCATACTCACAAAATCAATTAATTCCCTTAAATAATTCACCTCCAGAGCGAATCAGATTAACCAGAGCACAAATCTTTGTGTCAGATGGGTTCCAGGAGAGGGTTTTCTGACTCTTCAGTAGAAGTTGTTCCTGACCCCATGTCTGTGCAGTGTTAGGTGattacagcaggagagaggacctTGATAAAGCATTAGCAGCACACTCACCACCAGGGCCAAAGGACCCCTCTGTGCATTAACACACATTCATCTTTTATGAAACAGACCCATAACAATTAGTTTGATTCCCGCCTGGGTAATTCTGCCTCAGTTCAATGCCTCCCCTTCACTCTTACCCTCCCCAAATCGTGGAAATGACATCACCgtttaaaaagaagaaaaagccataacatttacatttacatgtattaatttagcagacgcttttatccaaagcgacttccaagagagagctttaccaTAAGTGATATTCTATTCTCTGTTTTCATTTAGGGAACTTTAGCAAACCTCACACAAActaatggagagagaaaataggGGTTCTCTCAGAAGAAAACGTTACATTCTCCAGACCTCCTATTCAAAGTATTTGACACCAGTGGAGAGATATGATGTAATTGAGCACGCTGCATCTGCAGAAATGCAGATTTGGTGCCGCCAATGTCCCAGCTGACGTTCTCCCTCTGATATGTTCTCCAGAATGCAGGAACAGCCACTTCTAACTCCTACGGAATTCGAACACGAGCAGAAGCCAAGATTTTGCCTTATATGTCTAAAAAGAGAGTCCGTCTGCACATCTGGAGGCAAACAATACTATTACGAATAATAACAGTTTAGTGGATTGTTTTTCTGTATTTTGTCCTCTGttaaagaaaacaacaacaagagTGGCTTATTTGCCCCCTCAGCCTCatgtcacccccctcccctccctccaccccccccaaagctgtcaTCCCCTCAACTCCCAGGCCAGGCTCCAAGGTCAAGATGACGGCATAGTCATCGTCCAATAGCAGAGCGGCGTTCTCTTCAGGAATGTGTGGTCCTGCTGTCTGTGACCAGCGCTCTCAAGGTCAGGATGCTGAAGCTGTTTGTgtttatctccccccccccccttctctccccccctctccatccctccttttctttcttctcctctgtctccctctcaacaGACAGTAGCTAGCAGCGAGCAGCCCAGGGTAGGCTTActggtgactgtctgtctggtggtggtctgtctgtctgtctgtccggcaGCCAGTAGTTGCTGACTGCACTGCTGCAGTTGTGACAGGCTGTGATGTGACGAGCAGGCTGGGGTGGGACGAGCATGCTGGGGTGGGACGAGCAGGCTGGGGTGGGACGAGCAGGCTGGGGTGGGACGAGCAGGCTGGGGTGGGACGAGCAGGCTGGGGTGGGACGAGCAGGCTGGGGTGGGACGAGCAGGCTGGGGTGGTACGAGCAGGCTGGGGTGGGACGAGCAGGCTGGGGTGGGACGAGCAGGCTGGGGTGGGACGAGCAGGCTGGGGTGGGACGAGCAGGCTGGGGTGGGACGAGCAGGCTGGGGTGGGACACTGCCAGCCACCCCCTCCTGCCTGCGCTCCGGGGTGCAAGGCAGGGATTATTGGGCTGTACCCCAGCCTTTCCCCTGTCTGGGGGGACAATGTGTGGTTGTTTAAGGCTGTTGGTTAACTAAGGCTTTTTCtaacttctctgtgtgtgtgtaaagcttaatttatacttatgtcgccgacacttttgaaatggtggccgacgaaaaaaaaaagtgtcgctcaggctgctgcatttatacttcggaaaacagtcgcctgtgctcaaggttcgcgttttcactatgtgacgacatcagcgccagtagaaatttctcctggtaggcgacacttctaagcgacagttaaaagtgtcgaccgagacgt
The sequence above is drawn from the Osmerus eperlanus chromosome 15, fOsmEpe2.1, whole genome shotgun sequence genome and encodes:
- the LOC134035381 gene encoding BICD family-like cargo adapter 1, yielding MKHLLEEFKGLYEERLRRIDFDTKGSTQEEMLRMKLNVLQSYVNDLGDQNQVLIQTVEELEKEANQKVASLEVKLRTSDDVINGLAQQRKDLEERACALLSENEDLRSDVDSLKCLGWLDRHTHILDDSRKVHNTLSLCLLRTVLRDSLGFL